The Globicephala melas chromosome X, mGloMel1.2, whole genome shotgun sequence genome contains the following window.
tacggacttccctggtggcacagtggttaagaatctgcctgccaatgcaggggacacaggttcgagctctggtccaggaagatcccacatgccgcagagcaactaagcccgtgcaccacaactactgagcctgtgctctagagcccgtgagccacaactatttagcccgcgcaccataactactgaagcccacacattagagcctgtgctccacaacaagagaagccaccgcgatgagaagcccacacaccgcaacgtcgagtagcccctgctcgccgcaactagagaaagcccgtgcacagcgacggagacccaacgcagccaaaaatcaattaattaattaaataaaaaagtcaCTTAAACACAGATGAGAGATATACTGACCTGATTAATATATGGAATGTCATTCTGGTCAATTCCAACTTGCTGAAATcacaaaaaaaggggaaaaaagaaaacattacagCCAGGAGTGTTAACAAAGAAAAGTAAGTGTGAGACCAATTTGTACACTAAAGAGAAAATACTCCAAGAGCATGAATGCCTTGCTGGGCTGGTACACACCCTGATCAAGAAAAACATCAGGCTAACGTATACCTTGCACACTTAAGCATAAACTTATATTTGTTCttaggataaaattaaaaaagaaaggactcACCAGATGTTGAACCTTTGCTGTTTTGGGAAGAGCTAACCTGCATTTTGGATATCATACAAATGTGTTCTAATTTTTCAAGTAGTCAGAATCAGCTATTAGGGCAAACATGCAGCTCGCCTCATATATTTCCTTCTCTCACTGATCACAGACCTGTTCTACCTATTATCCGGTGTCTTAAAAGACTCATGTCATATATCTTTTGGCCTGGTTTTAGAGTTGTTTCTGGTGGGAGGGTAAGCTTGGTATCAGTTATCCTCACGGCCACAAACAGAAATCCTTGTAAGATTGTTTTTGCCCACAAGCGCATTGGAAGGTACATTTGAAGTACCTAATTCTAGCTTCTAGCTGTACTGTTTACAAAATAGTTTAAACTACcaatttctgtgtgtttgtgtggcaTGGTGGTGGGTAGATGTATAGTTATACAGGATACTAAACTAATACAGAAAACAGCACAAAAGCCTCGTATACAAATAGATTTCTGTACCTCTGCAACTTTCAGGAACTGTACAAATTTGGTCATTCTTCCAAGGAAGTTGATGTAAATATCCAAACTTTCCTTGCATTGGTTCTTCCTCATGTAAAAATACTTgcctaaaaatagaaaaataaattacaacaaAGGAGCTAATATCGTAGCAATTCCAAGTTTCACTCCATTCTGATGATTCTGTGTTAAGTTGATTATGGATATGATTTTAACTTGTTGAAAACAACTACAGTTTTAATCcagttattttctgctttaagaAGCAACAACACTGCTCATATAAGTATAATCAACAGATTTTTATAGAGGAACTACTGCATGCTGAACAGTGGTGTTGGTAATATGTGTggcatttaatataatttagatAGTTTAATTTCTACAACTTCTAGTCTGGAGTCTTTTTGATTAACATCAAGCTCTGACGGTCTCTGATGGAAGGGGCTGTGTTTTCTACCCTTTATAACTCTACAAATGTATTAGGCACTTCTTCAGTATACGAAATACCTCAAATTCTCATCAACGAAGTTTGGAGAACCCTTCCTATGAAATGAATCACTCATTAGGGCTAAATGATGACTGAAATTTCCTGAAAAGCCTAAGAAACATACGCTTGTATATGATCAAAGCAATTACTTATATTATAGGCTATATCTTAGGAAAGTCAGAACTGTATTATCTGACCTTGGTGGAGTGGGACTTAGTGTGTAATGTATAAATATGGCGACCCATGTTGATTTCCTGATAAGTTTCCCAGAAATATCAGTTAGCACTTGTATACAAACTGAAAACTTCTGTGGCTGATTAgccaattatttttaagaaaaaaaggaatatgatgtctcattatttaaaaatacgtaTGACCCTGCAAGGATCTTCTATTTTGAAGCTAAAACACATATGAGTCTAAATGTAGAGATAAAagatttttacaaataaattatttttaccagtttattttttaaaagtaatgccTATTCTTTAGCTTACCTAGCAGATTAAGGATCCCCTCATTATAGGCTGCAAAGAGGCGAAGAGCATCCTTAAAGAGGAGCATGAAAGCAGCATATATTATACCATTAGTTATTTCGTCAGGATTTGCctggaaattaaataaaagagtaaTCAATTAccaccacaattttaaaaacttccctctCCCACCTACAGGTAAACAATGCTGTTTACCAATATTTTTCAAAGGGACTTATAAGGCTCTTACATTAACATTAAGCAGAGCAGTGAACTGAGTCTGAATAACTGGAAGAGTGTTCAGCAGCTCTCTACTGTTCATAGTTCTCATCACACCGTTCGTCCTGTGAAACATAAAAGAAACTCATAGCAGCAGTAATAATAAttgagtttgagaagcactgtgacATTGGCATCTTGAAATAAAGCTGTGTTTTTGACAAACTACATATCAGAGCACATATGTATTTCAGTACTTCTTGCTTACAAACCAATGATATTTACCTACCCTCTCTTGGCTTTGCTGATGTCACATGCAATCAGTCTGTATGCGAGTGACTTTTCATTCAAGTACCTGCTATATCGTCTGATGAAGGATGACATAGTATAgcctaaaaatgaaatatttttattatttccagtttCACCAATGTTAACCATTTACCATAGATGTGAATAAATGCAAGGAGTTGCCATATAACTCAACAATATCTTTGAAGCACAAAGACTAGAATGGCTTATTAATCATCTGGTACAACATTCCTCAAACTTTctcttaaagattattttttatttcctcaaagtCTTGATATCACCTCATGATGTAGTATTGATGGGGACATTATTGAACAGGGGAAATAACTGAACTTTATTAGTTCCTTTCACATTTCCAAGGAAACTACTGTAAATTCTTAGCATTTTCCTGACACTCCCTATCCCATTGGtaccatccctcccccaccctccttccacTCAACAAATGACCTTGACCCTACTTAATAGACAAAATGGAGAGAGACAGGCCATGATAGAAACTCAGCTCCTCACTAGTCAACCTCCAAACATGCCtcgattcatttattcaattcattttttcattcaacaattgTTCAGTGCTTCCTATGATCTGGGCACTGTCCTAGATGCTGGAGGTtcagtagtgaacaaaacagacaaaaatccatGCCTTCATAGATCTTACACTCTCAATGGTGATTGATAGACaaccaaaagaaaaggaaaacacagagaTGGTTAGGTGCTGAGAAGTGGAAAGAATAAAACTCAGGCAGAGAAAGGAGACTGACCCAGGAAAGCCTCACTGAGTAAAGGCTTGCATATTGTGTTATTCTCAGTAACTACTCAAATATGTGTTGTATGAATGAATTTAGAGATTATTTTCCATCATAAAATGTACACATCACATCATTCATAATTCAGAACGATTTTTCTTTAACCACGGAAGGTTTTCAGAACATTTCCCTCCTTGCCACAAAGAAATATTTCCATCAAAGAATCATCTTACCTTCTGTGACACTTTTATCCAGGAAGTTGTATAAAATGAACAAAGAGTTTCTAGATGCAAGATGTTGGATAAATCGCTACGAAACAAATGTGCCAAATTCTAAAATTAGTTTCTGTCCACAAAGAGAGTTCACTCATGATTTTGTCATTGTGAATGCATACTTAACATAATTCTATCATACAGCTTCCATCTATTTCAGGAGCATTGATTAAGGCGAGCACCATCACAGCCTGGGCTAGCCAACTTAAGGATATGCAATGCTGCCTAGTCTGCTTATATACCCACTAAATAAATGAGGGGTTAAACATGAAAGCTAATGTGAATACACACTTTTCACCCATGACTTTCTATCTAGCCATTTCTCCCTTTTTGAATTTTGAGGaatttgaaatacagttgacccttgaacaactcgggGGTTAGGGGCGCCAACCCaccatgcagttgaaaatccacatataatttatagtcagcTCTCTGTAGATGCTGTACCTCTGTAACCATGATTCCACGTCCatgattcaaccaaccacagatacTGTAGTGCTATAGTATTTACTATGGAAAAAAGCCACATACAAGtgacccgtgcagttcaaacccatgatgttcaagggtcaactgtaattatagaattattttaataattgatgttaaattatttaataattaatagaaaaataaaacaataatctgGTACATCTGTGTACCCCACTACCCATAAATGACAACTGCTAACTTTTGGACATATCTACttcaagtctatttttaaaataagaggaaTAAAGTCTTACAGGTAAAGTTAAAAGTGCCCTTTGCCCCATCCCCAAGTTCAATTTCCTTCTCCTACCTGGAATTAACCATTAtcataattttaatgtattacCTTTACAGCCTATTTTCTTTATAGCTTCATATATATTTGTTCTGTGGACAAATATTaactgtgaattttaaaaatttatataaatgatattgGACTCTACTAGCATTGTTTTTGAGATCTAGCCTTGTTGGTAAACATCCtattagtatttcattgtataaacaCACTTCATTTTAGTTATCTGTTGCCCACTGATGGAAATTCAGGTGATTTCcaacttttaattattataaacatGCTATGAGAAGTGTATGCTGGGTCACTGggcattttcaattttattaaacatgTCTCAAGGCACTCCTCTCCAACCCTTCACTCAGCATCAGACACAGAAGTCCacagagttgttcatagtattcctttatcaTCCTCTTAATATCTGTGGAATCTGTTGTGATGTTActtctctcattcctgatatGGAAATGTATGGATGGCATCCACAGGGTATGTGAGTTCCCATTTCCTCAGGGTCCCAGCTCTTGATACTGTCacgcattttatttattttataaacttatttattttattttattttattttggctgtgttgggtctccgttgctatgcgcaggctttctctagtcgtggcgagcaggggatactctttgttgcagcgcgcgggcttctcattgcagtggcttctcttgctgtggagcacgggctctaggcacgcgagcttcagcagttgtggtgcatgggctcagtagttgtggcgcacagactctAGAgtgtgtggcgcacgggcttatttgctccgcggcatgtgggatcttcccagaccagggctcgagcccgtgtcccctgcattggcaggtggattcttaaccactgcgccaccaggggagtcctgtcACACATTTTAAATTGTGCTTATCTGAGTATGTTTTCAGATGGTTATCAGCCACTCTGGTTTCCTTTTCTATGTACcgtctgttcatttcttttgctcATTATTCCAGTGTACTGCTTTTTTCTTACTGATAATGTAGTCCGAATATCAATCTTTTGTCTGTAGTATATGTGCTGCAAACATCTTATTGCAACTTTATGGTGTCTTCCCTACTCAAATGTcataagcagggcttccctggtggtgcagtggttgagaatctgcctgctaatgcaggggacacaggttcgagccctggtctgggaggatcccacatgctgcagagcaactaggcccatgagccacaactactgagcctgtgcgtctggagcccgtgctccgcaacaagaggccgcgatagtgagaggcccatgcactgcgatgaagagtggtccccgcttgccacaactagagaaagccctcgcagagaaacgaagacccaacacagcaaaaataaataataaaattaattaataaactcctactcccaacatcttctttaaaaaataaaatgtcataagcatattctcctacattttcttcaattttaaatttagatttttgcatttatagatATTTCATTcatgtggaatttatttttatatggagTAATATAAAGATCTCATTCTATTTTTTCCATAGGGATGTTATTTGTACcaaaaggctttattttaaattgcatacTTTCCCCCACGTTTTTAGTGCCAGCAAGCTCCCATATAAGTACAGTTCTACTTCTGATCTATTACAttccctttatatatatatgtttatttttaccaATACCATACTGTGTAATCACTGTTGCTTCTTAATAAGTTTCAAACCGCAATCAATttctaaatcttatttttttaatgcaaaggtTACTGAGACAAAAGTTaatttaaagtagaaaataataagTAATTTAATGTTGTAGAACATTTCAGTTGTTCTGTAAAACACAAAAAGTGTGTGTGGGGAGAGCTCTTGAGGTGATGCTGTAATAACTCTGCTTTACTTTACCTGGTAAAGTAAAGCAGTTATGCAGCAATACATTTTTgagggttttctctttttttggtctaAATCATCTAAAGAATTGAGAGAAATAGCCACTCTATTATCCACTTTATTATCCAGTGgttaaaataatatactttaaatacGATTGCAAAGATATATTCATAAGTAAGAAtggaaaaatttgttttttaatatctacCGCTACGTACTTCCCCCACTTGTCACTAATGAAAGCAAAAGAGGTAGGATAAAACCCGATaaccatctttaaaataaaagagagcatCAGTTTTCTCCATTTAAAACAAATGTAGTAAGCCCTTGACAAACTAAGCATATTCAGCAACTGTGTACTGAAAGTCCTTTGTCATAAAAGTAAGGAAATGACTAGCCTTTGAATAGATGCCATGCTCACCTCATTTCCATGCACCATAAGGTGATGCACAGTAATCAGGGCTTTGAACACCACCACCCAGCTGCTGCTCCCAGTTTTCTCATAAAGAATATCAGCCAGATGTTCCACACTCCTATTTGTTCCATTTATGTACTGGATTAGAGCTAAATTAGAGACAGTGACGAGCATTAAAATACAGACTGAGAAATAACTTTCAGAACCAAAACTGGTAACTTTAACTTAAATACAGATGCAATCAAATCTCAGAGAAGTGACAAAGGGAATAAtccaaaacattttcttcattacGAGTACTACAATTTGTACTGACATGTTACATGATATTTAATGCCGTCCTAAGGTACATGAGGAACTGGTAAAGAGTTAGATGCTCGGAGTTAAAGAGGCCAGTGGTTGTGTTCCAGACTCAATCAAAGGCTCCCCGCCACCCCACCCGAAGTGCACTGCGGGGGtcgtggtgggggaggggcgtggggggcgtgggggaggggcgtgggggaggggctgggaggccgCAAGCCGCAGCCGTTAGAGGTGCGGAGACGGCGCCGTAGCGGGGCCTACTCACCTGACAGGTGTTTCGGCCCGGGCTCGGAGGGCTCGTCGGTGGTCGCTCTGAGGGCAGCCTTGGATGCGGACGACCCCATGCGTGCGTCGCCAGCCGCCAGCTACGAGGGTAATGGCCACGAAGGCTGGCCCCTCCTCTTCTGGACCGGCGGACTGATCCGGGACCAGCGCGGCGGACGACGAAACGGGCGCGTGACGTAACGGAAGAAAGGCCTGGCCCCGCAGGTGGTGTTCGCCAGGCAACTCTGTCCTCGTGCCGCCGGACGCACGCCTGCATAATTATGATGTGAGACGTGACGTCACAAGGCGCCGGGGCCAGAGAAGCGGGTTCAGGGGACAGGATCCCACGTGGGACGGAGCATCTGGGGGGCGGGGCGCTAACGCAGACCCTTGGCATGGTAGACGCTCAGTAAGAAAATAACCACTATTGAATGAATATCATGAGAAAGAGGGACATGTTGGGGACTCCAGGTGAAAGATCTCGAGATCTTCAGGTCTTGGGAAGTCAAGCGGTCCTGTGATAGTGCTTTGGAAATCCTTGACGTGGCCTCGTCAGGGAGGCTTCCGTCACGTGTGATGGGAACTGTATGCTGCCCGAGTCCATGTCCTGCAACCCTTCACCCAGCATCACATACCGAAGTCCATAGACTTGTTCATACTATTCCTTTTATCCCTGGAATCTGCAGTGACGTTACTTCTCTCTTTCCTGGTACTGTTAATgtatgtcttctctctctctcttttttttttcttggtatatcTGGCTAGACagtcatcaattttattgatcctctcaaagaaccaccttttgctttcactgattttctctataTTCTCTTTTCTATGTCACTGATTTCTGCTCGTATCTATCTATATTATTCCATTGCTTTTACTTGCTTGcagtttattttgctcttcactTTCTGGTTTCTTAAGGACATTAGCTTAACTTATTTAAGATTCTTCTTTTATTATATAGGACTTTAGGGTTAAGTACTGCTTTTGTTGTTGTCAAAGAAcatgtttcttattatttaaatcttctaATTTTGTTGAGATTTATTTTATAGAACAGAATATATGCTCTAAAAGGTAAATCTTCTGTGTACCCTTGAAAACCACGTATTTTTCTACTGTTCGATGCAGTGTTCCATTACATGTGTATTACTGTTATTGATATTGTATCACCAGTGACTGAGACTctgttcatttgcatttttttctttttctttttttttttttttttgcagtacgtgggcctctcactgttgtggcctcttccattgaggagcacaggctccggatgcgccggctcagtggccatggctcacgggcccagccgctccgcggcatgtgggatcttcccggaccggggcacgaacccgtgtcccctgcatcggcaggcggactctcaaccactgcgccaccagggaagccccatttgcatttttaacagccTTTTTCCCCCCTGCACTTTACGTTGCAGACTTTCTTTTGCTATGTTGTcaagttcactgatcttttcttttgCAGATTATCTTCTCTTAATCCCATTTAGGATGGTTTGCATTTTCAGTAaggtatttttcatctctagaatttACATTTGACTCTTTTTATCTTTCAATGCTCTCCTCATTAtgttcacattttcctttaaacCCTTGAGGATATCATAATAACTATCAAGAATATATGCTTATCAACCAATTCCTTCTGGCTCTGTTTCTattgacttatttttctctttggtatCAGtaacatttttctgcttcttcctgtgtAATTTTGTATAGATGTCAAATATTCTTAATTCACTGAGTGCTGTATGTTTGTGTATTACTTTAAAGAACGTTGAAGTTGGTTTAGAAAGGCACACACATTACTTTGATATCACTTCTGTCCTTTCAGAGCATGTTTTCTCAAGTAGCTTTGTTGGTATTTAATTCACATATCATTCCATTCACCCATTTAGTCTACAAGTtggtagtttttagtatattcagagttgtatGACCAGCACCAAGATCAATTTACAACATTTTCACCACCTTAAAAAGCAACCCCACACTCATTAGCCATCACTCTTCATTTCCACCTAAACCTCCCACCCCTAGTCAATCACTATTCTACTTTATGTCTCTGAAGATTttcctattctgaacatttcatataaaaggacTCAGTCAATATGTGGACTTTGGGGACTGGgctccttcacttagcataatatatgacagcttcattcatgttgtagcatgaatcagtgcttcatttctttttatggccaaataatattccattgtgtggatatactacagtttatttgttcattcatgaaCACGTGGGCTGTTTCCCTTTTTGaactattgtgaatactgcttcACATGCAAGTATTACTTTCAATacctgttttcacttcttttaggTACATACCTAAGCGCGGAATTGCATGTTCATATGGAAATTCTGTGTTGAACTTTGTAAGGAACTActaaactattttccatagtggctgaaccattttacaaccccaccagcagtgtatgagggtacCCATTTctacacatccttgccaatatttgttttccatttgtttgatTATAGCCATCTGAGTGGGTTGGAAgtggtatctctttgtggttttcatttacatttccctgatgactaatgactTAGAAGAAttttttcacgtgcttattggcaATTTgtgtatctcctttggagaaatgtctattctgatcttttgctaattttttaattgagtttatctttttcttcagctttactgagatatgattaacaaataaaaattgtatatatttaggttgtacaacatgatgttttcttttttttaaagacacgtttttatttattattattattttaaaattttatttatttttggctgcgttgggtcttcattgctgcacgtgggctttctctagttgtggcgagtgggggctactcttcattgcggtgtgctggcttttcattgcggtggtttctcttgttgcggagcacaggctctaggcacgtgggcttcagtagttgcagtatgcggactcagtagttgcagcaagcgggctctagggcactcaggcttcagtagttgtggcacacgggcttagttgctccacggcatgtgggatcttcctggaccagggctcgagcccgtgtcccctgcattagtaggtgcattcttaaccactgcgccaccagagaagtcccaacatgatgttttcttttaaggTGTACAAGATGAGGATTtaatgtatgtatacattgtgaaatgatcatcacagtcaacacatccatcacctccatacttaaaatattttctgtggttAGAACACTTGAGATCTAttattttagcaaatttcaagtatacagtattattaattgtGGTCAcaatgctgtatattagatcacTAGAactcattcatcttttttttaaatgaattcatcttataactgaaaatttgtaccctttgaccaacttctccccatttcccccaccccccagcccccggaaaacatcattctactttctggttAAATAAGTTCAacattttcagatttcacatataagtgagatcatacattatttgtccttctgtgcttggcttatttcacttagttagcataatatccttgaggtatatccatgttgtcacaaatggcagaatttccttctttttaatggctgcattttatatatatataaagtatattttatatatatacacacacattttctttattcatctgtcaatggaatttagattgtttccatatcttgactgttGTGAATATTGCGGCAATAAAAATGGGAATGCATATATCTTTGAGATCCTGACTTCATTTCTacgggtat
Protein-coding sequences here:
- the LOC115849210 gene encoding phosphatidylinositol-binding clathrin assembly protein-like — its product is MKKMFWIIPFVTSLRFDCISLIQYINGTNRSVEHLADILYEKTGSSSWVVVFKALITVHHLMVHGNERFIQHLASRNSLFILYNFLDKSVTEGYTMSSFIRRYSRYLNEKSLAYRLIACDISKAKRGTNGVMRTMNSRELLNTLPVIQTQFTALLNVNANPDEITNGIIYAAFMLLFKDALRLFAAYNEGILNLLGKYFYMRKNQCKESLDIYINFLGRMTKFVQFLKVAEQVGIDQNDIPYINQVPCSLLEALKQHLASLEEKIDVLPAYRLFPLCDMLQLALPSQVPKCIAARQQSGRSVIANNLDGSLVSPVRNLDFGESPVNRSDVKGCQSSEMEMTGGMNWQLNSCTCAPTIWSPISIPPVSHMIPDLLESEKGSGRFEAYSGECCVFWGGSGVRSGLVPDCQGPPASPPTKPPESLFPGLGIGPPCRASFASAVLPRLSLTCAQPIRTHRLGDSSDG